A single Triticum urartu cultivar G1812 unplaced genomic scaffold, Tu2.1 TuUngrouped_contig_4813, whole genome shotgun sequence DNA region contains:
- the LOC125528355 gene encoding scopoletin glucosyltransferase-like, producing the protein MAVKGEQQQQPLHILFFPFPAHGHLIPIADMAALFAARGVRCTILTTPVNAAIMRSAVDRANDAFAGTNSPAIDISVVPFPDVGLPPGVENGTAIKSQGDRGKFFEAAQLLREPFDRFLVDNRPDAVVSDSLFPWSVDAAAEHGVPRLAFMGSSMFALSCIDTMLRNNPLATVPDDPDALVSLPGLPHRVELRRSQLMDPANEAEHWGWAFFEGLNAADQRSFGEVFNSFHELEPDYVEHYRTTLGRRAWLVGPVALATKDMAGRGTDALSPDADNCIEWLDMKPAVSVVYISFGTLTSFSPAELHELARGLELSGMNFVWVIGAACPDSSEWMPEAFAELTAHGGRGFIIRGWAPQMLILNHLAVGGFLTHCGWNSTLEAVSAGVPMVTWPRYADQFNNEKVIVELLKVGVSIGAKDYASCVEAHEVIGGEVIAGSIGRLMGNGEEGDAMRKKAKALGGKARSAVEDGGSSYNAVGRLIDELMARRSSMKAGEM; encoded by the coding sequence ATGGCAGTCAAAggcgagcagcagcagcagccgctGCACATCCTCTTCTTCCCGTTCCCAGCCCACGGCCACCTCATCCCAATCGCCGACATGGCCGCGCTCTTCGCCGCCCGCGGCGTCAGGTGCACCATCCTCACCACGCCCGTCAACGCCGCCATCATGCGCTCGGCCGTCGACCGTGCCAACGACGCTTTCGCCGGCACCAACTCCCCGGCGATCGATATCTCCGTCGTGCCTTTCCCTGACGTCGGGCTCCCGCCGGGCGTCGAGAACGGCACGGCCATTAAATCCCAGGGCGACCGCGGCAAGTTCTTTGAGGCGGCGCAGCTGCTCCGGGAGCCCTTCGACCGGTTCTTGGTTGACAACCGCCCCGACGCGGTCGTGTCCGACAGCTTATTCCCATGGTCCGTGGACGCCGCCGCGGAGCACGGCGTCCCGCGCCTTGCGTTCATGGGTAGCAGCATGTTCGCGCTGTCCTGCATCGACACCATGCTGCGCAACAACCCGTTAGCGACTGTCCCCGACGACCCCGACGCCCTCGTTTCCTTGCCGGGCCTGCCGCACCGTGTCGAGCTGAGGCGCAGCCAGTTGATGGACCCCGCGAACGAGGCGGAACACTGGGGCTGGGCGTTCTTCGAGGGTCTGAACGCCGCGGACCAGAGGAGCTTCGGCGAGGTGTTCAACAGCTTCCACGAGCTGGAGCCGGACTACGTCGAGCACTACCGCACGACGCTTGGCCGGCGCGCGTGGCTCGTCGGGCCGGTGGCACTCGCCACCAAGGACATGGCCGGGAGAGGCACCGACGCGCTCTCGCCAGACGCGGACAACTGCATCGAGTGGCTGGACATGAAGCCGGCCGTCTCGGTGGTGTACATCTCCTTCGGCACGCTAACCAGTTTCTCGCCGGCGGAGCTGCACGAGCTGGCACGCGGCCTCGAGCTCTCAGGCATGAATTTCGTGTGGGTGATCGGCGCCGCATGTCCAGACTCTTCAGAGTGGATGCCCGAAGCCTTCGCCGAGCTGACGGCACACGGCGGCCGCGGGTTCATCATCCGAGGCTGGGCGCCGCAGATGCTCATCTTGAACCACCTTGCCGTCGGCGGGTTCCTGACGCACTGCGGCTGGAACTCGACGCTGGAGGCCGTGAGCGCCGGCGTGCCGATGGTCACGTGGCCGCGGTATGCAGACCAGTTCAACAACGAGAAGGTTATCGTGGAGTTGCTCAAGGTGGGCGTCAGCATCGGCGCCAAGGACTACGCATCGTGCGTGGAGGCCCACGAGGTGATCGGCGGCGAGGTGATCGCCGGATCCATCGGGAGATTGATGGGCAACGGCGAGGAGGGTGACGCCA